The Branchiostoma floridae strain S238N-H82 chromosome 12, Bfl_VNyyK, whole genome shotgun sequence genome segment tttatcattttctaacaaataaactttcattcatGAACCACAATTTTTTTACCAGTAATGTTTGATTACCTATTACTCTATATATCTTATGTACTTGCATGTGGACCGATTTTTAATCGCATAATCTGCCTGTAAAACAGTTTTTAATTCATatcgtggggaggggggcgataggCGGAGTCCTTGGTTACGGTTGTTATGGTTTGTTTTGGTGACAATTTAGTCCGCATTACTACATCTAAACTACCGAAAACTTAGCCATATCATATCTGAAAATCGCATTATATACGTTGTACATATCATTATATTCATAATTGTCCAAATATTGAATGAAATTCGTATATTTTTGTAGAATATCACTTACCAGGCATCTCGGCTGCTTGGTTACACCCGTCGGTTTGCGCATGCCCACTGATTTGCCTAGGAGtgtaaaggttaaaggttagagTTCAGAAGAGTTTTTGTCTCGtaagattcattcattcacagaCAAACAGCAGTTTTTAATGACTTTGTTACACATTTGGCTGACGAATAATATATTTGATGGACGGTTAACAAACTATGCATTATTGTTGACGTGAGTATTCATACTTTGGGACTCATACAGGTAAGATTTCGACGCCTATTTATGAAATGTTTGATCGATTTTAGACATGTTTTTGGCGGGAAGGAATGGGAAGTGTCAAACTAATCTTTGTTTTTTGATAGCATCTTCGCACCAAAAAAAGCCATTGGCAGTGAACAATAATTATGACAGTATCTAATATCTACTGagtaaaatgtttgtttcaaaataaGATATTTAAAGAAATGTGTTCAGATCTTTTGCCACACATATGTATGGAACGCTAATTCACCATTATCTGTTGTTTAAAGAAAAGCTTCATACGTTGTATTTGTAGTGTGCCTAGTATAATATATGACATACTTGTACAAGgtatgagcaaggaggttatacagAGATAAATAACCTCATAGCACTCTGAGAAATGGCTATTGCAATTTCTGACATCACTCGAAATAATACTATATTGTTATCTtatggggccgcgtagcacagtggtagtgtattcggcccctgaccgagaggtcgccggttcaaatccgcctgccgtgttgctggtcttgtgctcttgggaaaggcactttatacgactttcctcactttactcaagtgaaaatgagtcgtccctcggataggacgttaaatggaggtcccgtgtatggggagagccattacccatgcacgttaaagaacccctacatgtgcgatggtgcggtgtgcgttggtgcaaatccttctgtcggaagttggtgattcacttgaaatcacccggatggaggcctggcgaacctctgtctcatatcagccacatggtgaattacatcattcacccggacgggagacctggcgcatccccgtcttgttattagccatacgaaagggtatgtcaccccgtaaggggcagtataacctcgtcgtgtgtaaacatgtgcgaacatgtttacatttgatcacgtcgaccgatgatgatgatatcttgTTATCATTCTAACTAAGTTGTCTAACTGTTAAGTATTGGTCTATTTCTCTAGTCTGACTCTTACATAATAGAGCCACAAAGATCTACAATCCAGACCAGAAGCCTGTAGGAAGACAGTAAAATGGAGGCAAGAACAGTCTGGCTGTGTTTATCCCTGCTGCGTGTGACCTGGGTTCTGCTGCCTCAGTCTGGCTACATCCATCCTGATGAGTTCTTCCAGTCTCCTGAGGTCATGGCAGGTCAGGACTtcattagcctgtgtttacacaatttctcgctggctggagttaatgaccccctccccggcGGAGGCAATAGTAGGGCCAGTCGCTAGGggtgcgattttagtcaggctattaAAGGACTTCATCACAAGTCCCATATataaaagtttcaaacaacataATGTAGTTTCAAACTAGTGTTGTCTTTATCATGTAATGTGGCATGATGTATGTAAACCAACTTGTGGAAAACGTTGTGCACCTGTGTAACATTTAAGACGCTGCTTACAAATGTAATTGTTGTTATGAGTTActgttatctacatgtaacaaaaagtatgattgTGATGCATGTGTTTTGCCTTGGTGCAAAACTTGTTTGTCTACAATCTCTCTCTGACACTACTTGacaaaccatcatcatcatcgcaggctgcttgcccggaccaggtccactctttCTCTATACTGAAAACTGATCCAAAGCACAAAATAATCAGTCTGATATCCAtagtactgttttttttttgtggtgcCTTGTAATAATTTAGTAATCTAagatgttatacatgtatccttATATGTGCTCATATAATTACAGGAAAGGTGTTGGACTACAAGGTGCACCTGACATGGGAGTGGGACGAAGACTTCCCGGCAAGATCGCCCGTCTTTCCTTTCCTCACATCAGGAATTCCTTTCCTGGTTCTGAAGGCCATGAACTATCTCGGTCTTCTCCCAGACTCCATCGGAGCTTATTCTCTATTGGTTGCACCAAGACTGTGGACAACATTTCTCTCATTCTGCATAGACTTTTGTTTGTATAAGATCTGTAGCAGTGTTAAGACAAAGTGGATGGGTTTGGAGATGGACGCATTCAGGTGTATGGCAGTGTATTCTGCCTCTTATGTGACTCTCGTCTTCTTCACTAGAACATTCTCAAACATTCTAgaaactgtactttttgtagtCATTATTGGACTTGTTATTGATTCTATCAAAGGTGGTGACCCTGAAAATGGGTCCGATATTGTTGGTAACCGATATTTGTCTAAATCTCATTCGGTACTATTGTCAGTGCTAATTGTAGTAGGGTTTTTCAATCGACCAAATTTTCCTGCTTTCGCGTTTGTGCCAATGTTGTACTGGGCATTCTATCCAGTTGGCCAAAGCAAAGGCTTGTGGCTGAAGATGGCGATTCTAAAATGCTTGCAACTAGTGCCAGGAGCAATAGTGacatttgtaatatttgttgcCTGTGACTCTATCTACTTTGGCTCACTTGAGGTCCACTCTCTATCGTTGGACACTTTCTTACATTCACCATCAGGGTTTGTGCGCAATCTTACTGTCACGCCTTTGAACTTGCTGAGTTACAACTTTGACAAGTCAAAACTTGAGCAGCACGGACTACATCCGAGAGTGACACATCTCCTTGTCAACACTCCCCTTCTGTTTGGTGTACTCGCTATTCTGGCATTTTTTGATATCCCTCGACTTGTATTGAAAATCTTCAGTTGTTTGAAACATGGGGGAAACGCAACAGAAATCGAAAGCAGTGACAATTCTAGTagcaacaaagaaacaaagcagCATGAAAAGGAGCTGAAAACAAAAGGGTTTCAGAAGAATTCTTGTAGAGAACTTGATATAGAGATGTTCTTCCTTCTGTGCTATTTCATTCCAATATTTATCATGTCTTTAGTAGCCCACCATGAGCCAAGGTACATTTCTCCTTGCCTTGTCCCCCTTGTGTTGGCATATCACAGCAAATTTGCATGGAAAGGTGTCAATAAGTTACTTTTTGTAGGATTTGTAGTTGGTAATGTTTTGGGAGGTGTTTTATTTGGTGTTCTGCATCAGGGTGGGGTGGTGCCCTCATTGCTACACTTGCACAATTTAGTGCACCAGCAACAAACTACAGAAACAGTGCACATCATATACTTCCATACCTACATGCCTCCTGGGCACCTGCTTGGTGTCCATAGCAACCAAACAGCCAATCAGTACATTGACATGTTACAAGAGATGACCAATGAGAAACAAGCAACCCAGGTTCATTTGCATGACTTAGCAGGTGCACCAAGTAATGTTCTTTTTGATAAGTTGAGAATTCTATACAAAGAGAAGCAAGTTAGTAACAATGCTCGTGTCTTTGTAGTCTCACCATCCACGTTGCATTCTACATTTTCTGACCATGAAACTGAAATGAAGATAGTTTTGAGAGAAGTTTTCTTCCCACACTTATCTATGGAAGACCCTCCTAAAGTACAGGATATGGTAAAGACTATATCAGAAGAAGACAGCTCATTGCTAGAGAGGCTAAGATTTACTTTTGGACTGAATCTCTATGAGGTTATGTGAATATTTCATGGTTAAATGTCTAATGTGTTACAAAATTTGGTGATGGAAGATTCTGTATTCTTGAATGTAAGTACTTCTGTGATGGTAATCAACATGATGATACAATTGTACCCTTAAATCTGTGCACAAAACATAGCGCTTAAAAGCAAAAAAGCTATTTACATCAGAACCCAtaaaccttccctcaaccgagacagGGGCTGATACTGACTTCAAACCACCTTTGGCCCATTGTTGATGTCACACTTCCGATCTGGTTGTGTGACATAGtgtttgggtcattacaacttcaAAAGGATCAATGGAGGACTGATCGACAgtttgttggtaagcgctttattttgtgcacagaTTTTAagtgtaaaattgtatcataagaCTTTGTATCATCATATTCTAGTAACCAGGAAATTCAGGACATATATAGCTGcagtgataaaaaaaacaaggagcTAACTAGGTTAAGATACTAACACCTATATTTATGGAAGTAAACTGGTTTGTTCATGACCATGCACAATATATTGGTTCAAAGTAAGCTATAGATGGGGTTTATATTGCAAAAATGTAATTGAAATTATGTATATGAGGTTTTCAATTGcagctttatttttgtatcttatgTATAGGTTATGTTTTACTTTACAATAGAGTCAAAGAAAAGCTAAAGATAGGGTTTATAttgcaaaaaatgcaaaatgtaactGTCATAATGTATATGGGGTTTGCAAGTGAAGATTTATTTTTGTGTCTTATGTATGAGTTATGTTGTGCTTTACAATAAATAGATTCTAAGAAAAGCTATATGTCCCAATGCTAGCATGTGTGCATTTTGGCCCATTCAcgaattgaaaatgaaagtgagGGGCCCATGGCATCTTGGTCTTACAGACGTATCGACCATGTCGAAGCGCCGCAACATTCTACTGGATCAATGCCACTTAACTCATAATATACAAACGGAAGCATGGCGTTCGCCCAAACTTTCAAATAGTCTTATNNNNNNNNNNNNNNNNNNNNNNNNNNNNNNNNNNNNNNNNNNNNNNNNNNNNNNNNNNNNNNNNNNNNNNNNNNNNNNNNNNNNNNNNNNNNNNNNNNNNCGGTTAGGACCTCAAGCAAACAATAGAGTAATAGACCTTTGGCCTTTTGTCTGAATTTGTCGTTAATGCGCGGGCCTTGTGGACAGATATATCGATGTAATTAAGGTTCACTGTCCCTTAAGTATAGAAGTTCTTTTGATGGAATAGATTTTTGCCAGGGGAACATTGGAAATTGATGACAAGACACAGAACAGAAATCTTCTAAGAGTTGACCGACATCAAGTAGAAAAATTAAGTCCCAACTCAGATCGGCCATTTGCATTTGGAACACAGCTTGGAActtaaaggagtcctaaactccagaagagTGTTAtgttccgatagatatcaatttgtaGATGTAAGGTGTAAGTAATATAACGTTAAGATATAAATTTTAGAAACTAAGAAAATGTATACTATTTCACATTGTATGATAGAATACCCACTAGtcaaaaatgcatcaaaatgattcatttcatttcatttcatttcatttatttggaATGCTACAATGCATGACACGTGACAGCAAGGCAGCGGAGCTGGTGACGGCTGTCACtagtacatacaaatacaaatcattACAATAAACAATTCATTCGACGGAATATCAGACTATACAACAGCAATTCAGTATTCTATTAAACCCATTGCAAGTACTCTTTAATTAAATCAAGTAAtgtcagcctatggctgaatacaatctGTCTGACAAGGGCTTGACAAAAGTTTACCTACAAAACCAATCTGTGGGGTAATGTTAAAAACTCGTTTTGTTATGCGTTGACATTTTGTGAACAATTGAcgttcttttattttcatttatgccaaaaatatgcATAATGATGGAAGTGCCTATACGTATAGGAAATACattggtagggtctgcatgggtttagtgagtgtcattgttgtacaaacacacgttgcgtatTTCACCACAAGTAAAATTCTGCGAAAAGTCGGCTGATTATgaattcattgatacataatctattggaaaataacagcccttctggagtttaggaccCCTTTGAAGGCAAAATGATTCATTACTTGATTTTGAAGGAATCgggtacatgtatctagtttTCCACCCATGTGATGGTCCTTCCGACCTACGATACTTCGATTTTGCTGGTTTCTTTAATGAGAAATGGCATACGCCGTAATAGGAACCGAATCGTTCCATTTCCCATGGGCTCCACATAGATTACTTATAATTGCCCAGCGACCGCCGTGCTTGCTTTCGTTCGTCAGCAGTTTTAAGTTACTTAAAGCTGCCTGCCTCGCCGAGAATGAGATTGGTAAGCCTGGTCTtactttgtgtgtatgtgtgagctTCCGTAGGTTCTACGTAATGCGTGTGTACATTTGCGTTTTCGTCCCATTTGCGTTTTCGTCCCATTTGCGTTTTTGTCCCATTACTATACATCTtactttgtgtgtatgtgtgagctTCCGTAGGTTCTACGTAATGCGTGTGTACATTTGCGTTTTCGTGGCAATGTAACATACATTGCACCGTAGACTGCTATTGTCCCATTACTATACACCCTGTGTTGGGCAAAAGAACCTCATAAAAGTCATATCTCGGAAGTAAGACAATGCATTCTGTTACAGTTATTGATCTAGCACACAGATTGTAGAAAAATTGCCTGAAATAATCTACAAATCTATGCTCAAATGGAAAAAGAATACATGTAAAGAAAGTAACTGAATTATACGCAAAAAAATCCGGTATCCTCGAACATGTCAGAAGAAAAGCAGACTCAGTTCAAAAAGAATACCTGTCCAAagttttattgttatttattaCTGTCGGGGTCTACTTGATTAACACGGGCCTATAATTTCTAGGCCATTGCCGCACCTGCTCCCATATCAGACATTAAGCCTTGGCCAGTCGGCATGACATACCGTTACGTACACAGAGGGTGGTCCACGCGCCGCTTAGTGCTACTACCTCAGAAGTAGTGCGTTTGCCGTGCGACACTTCCAGCGGGTTTGGTGATGTGCTGTAACTGTTGTTTCCATCTTCGGGCAGCCTGAATCGTAAGTTTGTTACCCTTATTGGTGGTAATATcgtaatgatgataatttccaagcagatatatCGGTGGCAAggtacatatatcatatcatatcatatcatatcatatcatatcatatcatatcatatcatatcaatatcATTGGATAAGAGGCATTTTGCCCATAAGATCCGCTTCTATAAAACGTCCATATTTTCTAAAGTAAAGAGAGTCTATGAGAGTGTGTAATGAGAGTCTATGTTAACTTGGTTTGGGCGTGTACTCCATCCCCCTCCATTGAATGTCCGTTAACAGATTTTGCTGCTAGGATGTAGCATCCAAAGTCAACCAGTATCCAACAGGCCTGGTTGGCCTTTTGGATATACTGTACTACCTTGCAACCGATAAATGTGCTTAGAGATTGTAATGATGGTTATACTATTAGTAGAAGCGCTAGCAGTGCAGCACATTCAGTATTTAGCAACATTGACTGCATAAGTAGGGCGTGGTTTTGAAATAACTGCCCGCGAAGAAATTCAAATAACGCTTGACagaaataagaaaaagaaaCTAAAGCAAATGTCAATGAGAAGGACCTGTGATTTTTCCTCTTAGTCTAGGTATTGCTGTTTTTGCGATGACATAGGCTGCtctcatgttttgtttttcagctTCATGAGCTATAGAGACATCGTAACCGTAAACGGATATTATTTATTACAGTGTTATACCGCTTAGTGAGTTACTTAACGGATAGTCATGGAGTTGCCGCCTTCTTAGCACTTTAATGCTGCATTCCTACATTTATTTCGAGAGATACTTTCTCTACACTTTCCAATGTAACGTCATGTAAAAAATCTACCTTGTGtatatgatatttggtttgttaTGGATATGTTCCAATTATGAAGTTCAACTCCAAACTCCAAATGGTATATAGATAAGCATAGCTAAGATACCACTGCTAACTATACCATTTATGATGAAGCTCGCCGCATTCTAGCCACGCCGAAACCACGCTAGTTATTTAACATGTACCATTTAATGCTGGGTGGGATGGGTGCGGCTCTAAAGGGGGTTgtgaatatactagtagtaaagtGGTCAAttgccttgcactgagcaaagtCACCAAGAAAGTACTGCAcctatttttattcatttgacgTAAATTATCACAGTTTTTTCAGACTCTGTCATTTATACATTAAAACATAACATAATTACCGTTAGTTTGATACTTCAAGATTGTACTCTCTTTGCAAGTGAAAGAAAACGAAAGTCAtatcgatccagttttagctcgctgaagagctattcttcaactagtcgtgacagagaagacagacgctatgcaCAGTATTTGCAGATTTATTCTATTGGGGAAAGAAATTCCTCTAGCTCTTttagacaagcacaatgaacagtgaaccaCGTACGGATTAGCGTCAAGttctaaggactgcaaccctttccgtcAGCGTTCATGTCGAATCTAAACTCACGGCTTCTTGGTCCAAAAACAGAGCGCTAACCACTATAGATACGCACGCTACCTCTTTGTAATATCTTCCAGTCGCCCCCTTTTATAGCGCTTTAATTAGGCATGCTTGAAATTGGTAGTTTATCAACCATATAGCCTTGTCCTCACAGGGAGGGGTGAACTATTCCAACTCTATGTTTACCGAATAGTCTAATGTGTCAAGACAGGCTGCCCACGTCTCAGTCTGGATCTCGTTCCATTTATCATATCaattaggccacagcacgtAAATTTTATGGAAGACATCAGAGCGCTCAtgaattttcgcctgatttctgaaaagaaataagaatctttttcctcttcagggatggtcaaatagaccaaaataggcaaacatgttgtgttgtagcctcataatcatacttgtagaagtgacactataGCTAGTGAGGTAGCTATGACTATatttgcagaagtgaaacttgctggatagttgtaaaaatgccaaatcttgctacgacgtttatggtgcctattttgaaaatttagccatcttttttttttacccatcttgtttccATTATTTTCcacctttttttcatttttcatttttattttcattacatctcattatttttgcactctgcatatatgtcatccgtaaaatttacttgctgtggccttagttagCATTTAGGCTTCAGACAACTGTGATATCTTATCTTTTGACACGTGCTACTCCAAGAAGCCTACAAAGTATGGTTGGAATTATCAGTTGATTTACCATACGGATTGAGTATATTTGGATCAATTATTTCTGATATGCGTTGAATCTTCTGGTCTCATCCTTCAGGAATAGGGCACGGTAAAGGCTGGACTGTTGCCAAGTTTTGGAGTCCTAAGGACATGTTCTAATGATGCAACATGGAAGATTTCAAGGTCAACAGAAGATTATCAGTTGGAAAGATGTTGAGCCAACAGATTTGCTAAATATAAGCTGTCTACAAGGGACTGCATGCTCTACCAGTGACGTTAACTTTAGATACACGTAAGTGATGCTGTTACGAAAGCTAGTCGTGTTTTATCTGTATATACCGTTTCTTTTTTGATATCGTGAAAATCATATTTGTTAGTGAAGGTGATCAGAATGGATTGAAGTAACTTGTGGATCGTAATAAAGTTAAATGGTCATTCTGGCATGTTCTGGCTTAGCTTTGCACCAATGATTTTGGGTTATGGTTTTGCCTGAATTGTGCTATTAGAGTATTAAAAACGCACTGAATGTTGAATTCAATCTGTACAAAAGCGCATTGAATTTGCCATTTGTCGATTTATCATAcattcaaatatgatttatcCTCATCcctttattcttttattcgaAACAATTGTAGCCCATCACGATCTACCAGGAGTGCTCAAAACCCACATGAGAGCCTCGAAAAATTTCTCCTTTTCCTTCCTGTTCTCAGCTGTTAGACCCGCAGCCAAAACAACATGCAGCTCGCCTCCGGTCTACTCTTGTTTGGCGTCGTGTTCAGCACGAAGGGGTAAGTTATGCCTTATGTATACATTCCCACATTATTGTACCTCACTCAATATCTAGCCGGCAATGTGAGAAGATCTGTATATATTATCAGCAAGCGTATCTTACTTTACAACTCAATTTTGCATTAACGATCATTttaaacaaaactgatgcatTAGCCTATAGGCTATGGAGCAGGACTTCCTTTCTCGGTCGGATATCGTGTTGCAAGTTCTATTTTTGATGACCCCTGTTGGAACCTCTCCGTGGGCTTTACCCTTGCCAAATGATCTCACAAAGCACCCAAAGATACCCTCCTTTCTCGAGGAGACAAGAAGTTCTTACACAGCTTCTTTGCTAGATCCGTAGGGACCGGAAGATAAGGTATAACTTTGAATATGCGGTAAGGGTTATAGAAAGGACGATCGTTATCACATGCCAAGACGAGCTACTGGTTAATTACTTGGCCTGAACTTGGGCACCAGGGCAAAGTGAGTGCCACATAATCAATTTCTGGCAAGCAACGTAGAACAGCTATAACACAATTAACAGCTGATAGGTTAGAGTTTGACGTGGCAATATGGCAATTGCCACGAGAACTGCATGGCATGTGGGAGTCATGGACGCAGAATTCTGACTGTGACACTGTGCGCTTTCTGGAATGCAACCTGTTCGCAACATGGATAAATACGTCGTAGTTGACTAGCACAAGATACTTGCAATTGAGTCCCACATAAAAGCGGAAATGCTCTGCACTACGCGCGCACAGTGTAGCCACATCCTGTTGGTAATTTCCGATGATTATGCCATTGTTGAGTGCCATTGCACAATATATTAGCAAAAATAAATAGGAGCATTTAGTATTGCTCATGATGGCCAGTTATATATAACACTTCAAAAGAGTTTGTTGGTTTGATCGGTTATAAAACTAATTGAATATATTGCAGACGTAGAGTACGAGAAATGGTTACTGAGATGTGTTTTATACTACCATGAGCTTTATTggttaatgataataatgataatgtacCCTACTTAATTATACCCCTAGGGCTAATTGTAAGTGCAATAGAATCAAATGATAATCTTCTAACATGAAGTTATTGTATATGTTCTAATTGCAAGTGAATAATCTAAATTAGAACATGCAAAGATGAAGTGATTGAATGTACATACACGGATACAATAATATTTTAAATCTAAGTTGCTATTGCAGGGTTTGACTTATTCTTTGAAAGTAGttaataaaaatgaaataagataAGACATCCCATGTATGCTATAATAGataatgttaaatatgttaCGGAGAAAACCACTATCGATCGTGAAGCTTGGACTTGGAAAATAACGATGGTGACCTTTTCGTGTCATCTATAAACACGGCTTTGCTGTCACCTTTAAGACCTCGCAGTAATTGTTTTTACGCTTTCTGTGAAGCACGAAAACTCCTCCTCTGTAGCTTTTATGATATATTGCCCATAGCAGCGCCATAATTCAAAGCATAGCATGCAAACCTAACCCGGGACAAGGTCAAAATTCTATTTTGCACCAGTCGTGATCTTAACCTTAAGCATTTGACCACTTGTCATCGTACCCTGATTACTATTGTGAATAAAATAATACTTGGATATTCTCGGTAGGGTCAGTTGTttctaactactagtactaaacTGTTGGCACGGAGAGCATTCATTAGCACATTGGTGacatgatatactagtataatcCCCAgttattgtattgtttttgcaaACTTAATAATGTTTTTAAAGGTCGAttaagattagacatccaggtaataagatatgctaataagcaaagcagttactcaagcaactggatatgatttgaggaaacggtcagacgttttaaacAACATCCGTTTGAACGTATTCTATGTATTTTTGAACGTACAGTATTCTATATCTTGCTGCTTGAACAATTCTGGTGGATTGCAATTTTCATATGTATTTCGGAATTTTATATCTTCGATTCCTTGAGATCAACTGTCCCATCACCTACGTCTTTATTTAGTCGGCCCCCCATGTGGCGTGTTGCGTGTCCGTCTAAATATGGCTCAGAAGGTTGCAACCGTGAACTCGGCGACAGTCTCCCCTTGCGTGCAGTAATGTCCCTGTTTGATAGTATATCCCAGACATTAGATAATGTCTACATTACTTATATTGTGGTCGtctgtattttctgtatgtcTTTTTGAATGATTTGATGTAGTTATACTATGTTTATCccaaaaatgtaaatttcacTCGTTTGTTAAACAATGATGAAAGGGCTAAATGTTCTTACGAGTATTGAAATAGTACAGTCACTAATTCATAAAAGTTACATGACCTTTCATATGTCTTCGGTTAGGGGCTGAAAATCAGCCTTTTTTATTGTTCGTTTTTCCGTTGGTAAACACAAAAGCTATGATGTGTATATAAAGCATTCATTTTAGGAAGTTCAAACCTCAGGTTAATTTAGCCTGGCATATGGCCGTAGCCAGTTTCTTCGGCGGCTCATCAAGAGCCGATTGACCTTGGTCGGTCTAAACTTACTCGGGCTATACCTCCCAGGAGAATTTACATAGATCGGCGGGCATACTGCGTTGGGCAACCGAAGAAAAATGCCTGGCTGTCCACGTTGTTGATATGGTACTAAGGGTAGAGGCTTTGTGGTATTCCAATGGAAACTTTCCCATTCATTAAAGAACCCTTGAAAACCAAGTGCCACTTACAAAAGATAGCGAAGCTACTGAACTATTTGACCGTTTCtgaaattatatccagttgcttgagtaactgctatttgacaAACATTGAGAACTAAAATTTGTACTGCCTATACGAATTAACCAAATTTTTTAACAATGTAATAAACTGCTAATTCCAAAATGCAACTAaatgtttctttcaaatatatatCATCAACAAAAATATGACGATGCATGCTACAACTCATATTTTATTCTCGTATTCAATAGAGGTAGATGCTTATGCTCGATAATCATCTAGAGATCTAAAAATCTATATGTAGCCTGAAGTTGCATAATGCTTATTGACCAAGTCGATGGACAATAATTCCTAgtggaaaattgaatttgacCCGTGCGATCCGATCTGTCTCTAGGCACAGCCTCTTTGTCATCGAAGTCTTATATTAGGCTCGTGGCAATGTCTTTGGGCTGGCGGCCATTGGGACGGAAATAAGGCCCTTTTGTTCACATATGTATATAACGAGCAATTAGAGTACTGGTGTACAGTTGACTAGATCATTCAGCTGAGATGACTGTCTTTGTCAATGCGAGTttgtattcaaaacaaatcttcAAATTTTACGATCGTTGATCGTTGATGAATGCTAAGGAGAAGAAGTATGCCTAGCTCGTGGACTTTGGCATTTTCCCATGACATTGTTGACAGCTGGCCAAAT includes the following:
- the LOC118427125 gene encoding GPI mannosyltransferase 4-like, whose protein sequence is MEARTVWLCLSLLRVTWVLLPQSGYIHPDEFFQSPEVMAGKVLDYKVHLTWEWDEDFPARSPVFPFLTSGIPFLVLKAMNYLGLLPDSIGAYSLLVAPRLWTTFLSFCIDFCLYKICSSVKTKWMGLEMDAFRCMAVYSASYVTLVFFTRTFSNILETVLFVVIIGLVIDSIKGGDPENGSDIVGNRYLSKSHSVLLSVLIVVGFFNRPNFPAFAFVPMLYWAFYPVGQSKGLWLKMAILKCLQLVPGAIVTFVIFVACDSIYFGSLEVHSLSLDTFLHSPSGFVRNLTVTPLNLLSYNFDKSKLEQHGLHPRVTHLLVNTPLLFGVLAILAFFDIPRLVLKIFSCLKHGGNATEIESRIGHGKGWTVAKFWSPKDMF